Genomic segment of Andrena cerasifolii isolate SP2316 chromosome 7, iyAndCera1_principal, whole genome shotgun sequence:
ACAATCTGTTTTATCACACTTTATATACCACGAAAATCATGCTTACATTTTTTAAGCTTTGTCTGGTAGATATTAGCTGTATTTGTACCTATCTTAGCAAAGTATTTATGTTAAAACAATGGGCATACATTTTCATTGCTAAACCTAAAGCAATCAGTATTTAGCTTAGCAACAAAAATAAGAGTTATATTTTCAGTTTGTTAAAGTATCATTATACCACACCATTATATCTCTTCTTTCACTTTTGTGTCGCCCTTTTtgcataatatttttaaacctaCATTTTTCATTATTGCTATACAATACAAACACACCATCACATTCGAAAATCAATATTAAGTTTCAGAAACTTATTGAAAGTgctattaaaaattcaaaagaaataGGAACTTCTGAGAACTCAAAAGTGTAACAGACCTCAAAACATATTCATAACTCTTACACGATAAacgattaaattattatatgtgTACATTGTCAAAATTGGAATAAATATTACCTATTTGTATTTCGTAAACACatgcttctttttccttttaactATTACTTATTAGGGTGACTGTTTTAAACAGACAAGgactaaaatttaatataaatgcaTCAGAGGGGCTGGAAAGTAATGTTGCTTTTTTCAATGTGCTAATGTCGGCTTGTGCATTGAATTTCCTGTAAATGTTCAATGCTACTGAATGAGCTAGataaagcctcgttcacatCAGTCAAGTTTACTGGCTTCAAGTCACTTTGTGGCTTTAAGTTCGCACTATTCAAGTTGTACTATTTCAAGGCAAGAAAAGTTGGGACACTCTCTACTTCGCTCAAAacttgaaaggatatttcaagtgAAGTGAATAACAGGTTGgtttaccagcggccgtagccgtgatggagacactggttctcgttagatcaccgaagttaaatgTTATGGGGCGGGTACTGggaaaagatgggtgaccagGGGGGAGGCCAACccccacctttctcccggtgcgccgctgctgctgggacctgaaggagagagaggaggaaaaagatAAAGGAGACTATAGTttgttgggcaatataaagcgataggctttgaaacgccattctgtttaacaggaaaacaaaagATACACATACAACAGGGGTGGTTAGTTTACTGATTTCAAGCGACTTTGAAGCCAGTaaacttgactaatgtgaacgaggcttaaaGAAGAGTAGAGTGGTGAATGGCAGGGTTGGTTGTCGTCATTTTTGTGATTTTGTTTACGACGCCAAGGAAAGAGGTCGATAAACAATAGTTTAAGCATATTATGTCATACAGGTCGGTGCATTTTGAAATAGCAGAAGAGGGTCACTTTCATACTGCTTTCCATTTGCAAAAAGGCAATATTATTGTCCGGCTTCTCTAATACATTTATAAATTAGATTATATATTATAGGTAGTGATGGGattcgaaccactttgaaccgCTTCGAATCTGTCGCTACGTTTTTGTTTTAGCAGAGTGATATAGCAGAAGAGCGCTAACATAAGTTATAAGTATTTCTTTTGACTCTAGAAACctctaaataattataatttctagGACGTACGTTAGGACACGATGTCAAAGGGTCCTCGGTTTGtgaattttataatgaaacattaTGTACAGAGTCCCAGCAGGAATGCTCGGGAAGAGAAGAATGTGGTCCGCATGACCCTGGCAAACGTAACCATTGTTACGTATTATGGCAAATTGACAATGCTACTAAAAAGTCCATAATTAAGTTGAAGGTACAGATTCAGAAACTATTATCATAACTAAATTAAGCATCATTCCGTGCTTGTACATCATTTCAAACACGTATGAATTTCAGGGATGTTTTTTGGATAGCAACGACTGCTATGATAGGCCGCATTGCATCGAAAACAGTGCAGAAAGGAAGAAGGAATTGTTTTTCTGCTGTTGCGATGGTAACATGTGCAACCAAAATTTTACATGGGATCCCCATCCGACGTCCTCTTCTAAACCGATCCAACCTTCTGTTATACACGGTACGTATTTGTTTCGCGTAGCAAATAGTCGCTCGATATTCTTGATCGTTAAATGAGTTTGTGTTTTAGAATCAGAACCTGTTCCAAACACAGAACAGCAGATAATAACACTCGTTCTATCAATATCGATACCTATGCTCCTACTTGCTTTCATTTTACCATTTCTATATTGGTGCTATCGACGTAGGAAGTTGGGATATTTCAACGAGGTTTGGAAGACATATGTACAGATCTATTAAATTATTGAACATTATAAatgttttgtttctttctgcCAAACCATGGACGGGGCCTGTTATATAATTATCGTGGAAATTTTATAGGTACCAACGTTAGAACCTCTTCCATTACCGCAACCATCTCCCAATCTGGGACTGCGCCCGATTCAGCTTCTAGAGATCAAAGCTCGTGGCCGTTTCGGGGCAGTTTGGAAAGCACAATTGAAGAACGAGATCGTCGCTGTTAAAGTATTTCCTATACAAGACAAGCAGTCTTGGCAAACTGAGCAGGAGATTTTTAAGCTCGCACACATGGATCACGAAGATATATTACGTTTTATAGGCGTTGAAAAGAGAGGAGATATTTTACAATCTGAATTGTGGTTAATTACCGCGTACCACGAGAAAGGTTCATTATGTGATTATTTGAAGGCGAACGTTGTTACGTGGCCCGAGATGTGTAGGATAGCAGAATCCATGGCAAGGTAATGCCACGAAGAATATTTCAGAAACACTCTGCGTATGTTTGTTACAATGATAGCTTTACTTTTGTCAGAGGCTTGATGCACTTACACGAAGAGATTCCCGCCAATAAAGCAGACGGTTACAAGCCCGCTGTAGCTCATAGAGACTTTAAGTCGAAAAATGTTTTGCTTAAAGCTGACATGAGCGCTTGTATAGCGGACTTTGGTCTGGCACTGATATTTCATCCTGGGAAACCTTGTGGCGATACCCATGGACAGGTACTTCCCTCGTGTAACAGCAAATCTCGCGGTATGCGATCTTATATTTTACGCCTTATTGCTTTCAGGTTGGAACAAGAAGGTATATGGCACCAGAAGTTTTAGAAGGAGCAATTAATTTTACAAGGGACTCGTTTTTACGGATCGACATGTACGCTTGTGGGCTAGTGCTTTGGGAATTGGCTTCACGATGCACCGTACAAGATGTAAACATCTACTTGAGTATTTTTCATCCCTTCGAAATGTTACAAAACTATCTCACCTTTTTATTCGTGTTAGGGACCAATTGGGGAATATAGATTACCATTCGAGGATGAAGTGGGCCTTCATCCTACCTTGGAAGACATGCAAGAGAGTGTTGTGCACAAAAAGGAGAGGCCACTGATTTTAGAAACATGGCGTAAACATCCTGTATGTAAATTCATATACTGATCTCATGCTGCGTGTAAACGTTAGTGGTGGGCGTGATACCAGTATTTCTCATGAGTTTCAAGTAGTTCGATACCCAAAGTACTCGTTTGGAAGGTTCGATACATATCGAAATTGTAAGTACTTAGTATCGGCATTTGATATCAGTAGGAGCAGTACTGAGTGAAATTGGTATCACGGCAACAGTAAAGTATCGATACTATTCGAACCGGAATCAAGCATGCATAGGTATCGAAACCGTAATGAGTACTTTAGGTATCGAATAGAATCGATTCCCAAATGATACCTACAAAAGTCTCGGTCCTTTAAACTCGCCTGCGTTGGGGTCCAACGTTGAGCATACAAAGTTTCGCAATAAGGGACCCCTGAATAGGCGGACAAGGAAAGAGAATGAATATAACGAGAGAAAGCGAAATAAACGTACTGGGTGATCCTCTCGCGACGCTAGTCAAAGAAAGT
This window contains:
- the Put gene encoding activin A receptor type 2 punt isoform X2, with amino-acid sequence MSAYVTILPYLILGLLGRTLGHDVKGSSVCEFYNETLCTESQQECSGREECGPHDPGKRNHCYVLWQIDNATKKSIIKLKGCFLDSNDCYDRPHCIENSAERKKELFFCCCDGNMCNQNFTWDPHPTSSSKPIQPSVIHEPVPNTEQQIITLVLSISIPMLLLAFILPFLYWCYRRRKLGYFNEVWKTYVPTLEPLPLPQPSPNLGLRPIQLLEIKARGRFGAVWKAQLKNEIVAVKVFPIQDKQSWQTEQEIFKLAHMDHEDILRFIGVEKRGDILQSELWLITAYHEKGSLCDYLKANVVTWPEMCRIAESMARGLMHLHEEIPANKADGYKPAVAHRDFKSKNVLLKADMSACIADFGLALIFHPGKPCGDTHGQVGTRRYMAPEVLEGAINFTRDSFLRIDMYACGLVLWELASRCTVQDGPIGEYRLPFEDEVGLHPTLEDMQESVVHKKERPLILETWRKHPGLQSICDTMEECWDHDAEARLSASCVMERVATLSRTLVLNSSTLIRVDNTNETITTKESSM
- the Put gene encoding activin A receptor type 2 punt isoform X1, which produces MSAYVTILPYLILGLLGRTLGHDVKGSSVCEFYNETLCTESQQECSGREECGPHDPGKRNHCYVLWQIDNATKKSIIKLKGCFLDSNDCYDRPHCIENSAERKKELFFCCCDGNMCNQNFTWDPHPTSSSKPIQPSVIHESEPVPNTEQQIITLVLSISIPMLLLAFILPFLYWCYRRRKLGYFNEVWKTYVPTLEPLPLPQPSPNLGLRPIQLLEIKARGRFGAVWKAQLKNEIVAVKVFPIQDKQSWQTEQEIFKLAHMDHEDILRFIGVEKRGDILQSELWLITAYHEKGSLCDYLKANVVTWPEMCRIAESMARGLMHLHEEIPANKADGYKPAVAHRDFKSKNVLLKADMSACIADFGLALIFHPGKPCGDTHGQVGTRRYMAPEVLEGAINFTRDSFLRIDMYACGLVLWELASRCTVQDGPIGEYRLPFEDEVGLHPTLEDMQESVVHKKERPLILETWRKHPGLQSICDTMEECWDHDAEARLSASCVMERVATLSRTLVLNSSTLIRVDNTNETITTKESSM
- the Put gene encoding activin A receptor type 2 punt isoform X3, with protein sequence MSAYVTILPYLILGLLGRTLGHDVKGSSVCEFYNETLCTESQQECSGREECGPHDPGKRNHCYVLWQIDNATKKSIIKLKGCFLDSNDCYDRPHCIENSAERKKELFFCCCDGNMCNQNFTWDPHPTSSSKPIQPSVIHESEPVPNTEQQIITLVLSISIPMLLLAFILPFLYWCYRRRKLGYFNEVPTLEPLPLPQPSPNLGLRPIQLLEIKARGRFGAVWKAQLKNEIVAVKVFPIQDKQSWQTEQEIFKLAHMDHEDILRFIGVEKRGDILQSELWLITAYHEKGSLCDYLKANVVTWPEMCRIAESMARGLMHLHEEIPANKADGYKPAVAHRDFKSKNVLLKADMSACIADFGLALIFHPGKPCGDTHGQVGTRRYMAPEVLEGAINFTRDSFLRIDMYACGLVLWELASRCTVQDGPIGEYRLPFEDEVGLHPTLEDMQESVVHKKERPLILETWRKHPGLQSICDTMEECWDHDAEARLSASCVMERVATLSRTLVLNSSTLIRVDNTNETITTKESSM